In the genome of Candidatus Ornithobacterium hominis, the window GGGATTTTCAGTCCACGAATATAATTGTCCCTTGCCTCCTGCATTTGGGCACTCTGGCGGATATAGTCTATTCCTCCCGCTGAAATCCCCCTGTTTGGATGATGAAAAGTTCCTTCACCCAGCTTGCTCACTATCCTTGCCGAACCATCAAAATAATGCTTGGTAAATTTCCCTTTCTGCACCACGAAATAAGGGTTTACATAGGCGGTATAGTCGTCCATATGGGTGATAACTGCCTCATTTTTATATTTTTCTTAAAGATCTGTTTCTCTTTTTATGGATTTGATAATTTACATTCTACTCTCTCCCTTCGGTGTCCCTTCGGTAATCCTTCGGTGAAGGTTCGGTGTCCTATCGTTTATGGTTTTCTAATTATTTTATGATTTTATTGTGAATTCTTAATAATGAAAACAACACTTCTGGAATATTACCCATTACCAGCCTTTTTTTCTTATATAATACAATTCTTCTTTATCTTTATTGAAAAGGAATAAATAGTACTCTAATTCATTGATATATACATATGTATAATAATTATTAGAGTCATTCAATATAGCGTTAAAATTTTTACCATACATATCTTCTTTAAATACATCTGAATTAATTATATCCTTAAATTTTTCTCTTTCTTTAATATCCATAGGACATTTTTTCCAAGTAGAACTATTTTCTTTTTTATTTATAATTTCATTTTTCTCCCATTCTTCAAATTTTGGATAATTTTCATTTATAGAAACATTTTCCATCATTTTATATAAATACAACTCAAATAATTCATTATGAAAACTAAACCCAATAAAATCCTTATCATATATTTTATCAACATTTCCTCTATAATTAGGAAATAATTTCTGAAAATCAGTTGCTTTTAGTGGGCTATATGTTTTTTCATTATAGTAAATAATTCCTCCTAATATACCCATTAATAATATAAATATAAAAGTTACTTTTTTCATAAATATTTATTTTCTTACAGGAACTTTTGCGCTTCCATATCCATAGATTAAAAATTTTTTACCATCATTTTCACCACCTGGTCTTCCAGCCCAAGTTGCAAAGTCCCTAAGAGGTCTTCCATCCATTTCATAATCATATATATCCATATATGTGGTTCCTCCAATATGGACTATTCCATTTTGTTCATCTAAGAGAGTTAGTTTTAAAGTCCCATATACCTTACCTGTGTTGCTTAATCCCCAAATAAAATTTTTATAGAAGGATTGCCCCTTTTTATTGTCAAAACTTTTGGTAGTTACTTCCGTTAATACTATTTTTTTCTGATCAACAAACAAAGGTTCTCCAGTTTTCTTAAGCCACCAATTATCAGCTTCTTCTTTTGTTAGAAATCCATCATAATCAGGTCTATTAGGAAGATTATCGTAATGAATATTAAATTTCTTTTTCGCTGCTTCTGTTCTTAATCCGATATAACCTTTGCTTTTAGATAAAGCTTCTTGGTGTGACATATTTTGTTTAAAATCTTTTTTATCCATTATTATTGCTTTACCTTGCAGACCTTTATCATCTGTTCCTAAAAAATTTCCATCAGTATCATAAATAGGTGCATCAATATTTTTTGCTTCCGCTTCCATCCCCGTCGGGTCTATCAGGTTTATCGGATTGTTATTCGTATACGCATACGGTGTCATAGTCTTCTCTGCCAATGGATCCACATTCAAGAATATACTTGTCTTAGGGTCATAGTATCTCGCTCCGTAGTAGTAAAGCCCCGTCTCCGTATCCAGCTCCTTCCCATTGAACAGATATGGCATGGCCTTGCTTGTAGAATGCTCTTCAAACAATACTTCTCCAAACGCTATATACTCCGTGTGCTGGGTTATTCTTCCTTCTCGGTCTGTAATATACGAAGAACTTCCCAAATGGTCTGGGTGGTAAAAATACAAATTCTTTTCTCTTATTCCATTTGGAACAAAGCCATACCCTGCTTTTACCGTCTGGGGAGTAATCGGGTCTCCGTACTGCACAGGCGGCCCTGGGACATCTCCCGGCTCATTAAACTTCGGTGGTCTTGGCCAGCCTTCGGGTGGTTCTTGGTCTTGGCGGATATTCTGCCATCCAAGGCTCGGGTAAGGCTGGCCTGTCCATTCAGGGCTGGCGTAGATGCCATGCTGTGTCGGCGGACCAGGCGGGACTTTCAGTCCACGAATATAATTGTCCCTTGCCTCCTGCATTTGGGCACTCTGACGGATGTAGTCTATTCCTCCAGCCATGATGCCCGTGTTTTTATGTACAAAGGTTCCTTCGCCCAGCTTGCTCACTATCCTGCTACTTCCCTCAAAATAATGCTTGGTAAATCTGCCTTTCTGCACCACGAAATAAGGATTCACATAGGCGGTATAGTCGTCCATATGGGTAATGACTGCCGATGTCAGCCCGTTGGTCACTACCGTACTGCTCTCTCCGCTGCTTTTCAACGCTCTCTCGCCCGTATGGTCGTAAGTGTAGAGATGCAGTTTTCCATTATCGTTAATGCCTCTCAGCCTGTTCTCCTCATCCCAAACCATAGCGCGGAAGCTCTTATATTCCTCGTAATAGAGAGGGTTTCCGTTGCCGTCGTACTGGTAAGTTCGGGCTTTAGGCTTGCCCATCTCCATGATTTCACTCGGGGCGTGAGGGTGGGAAGGGTTGTTGTAGCTGTAGTCCAGCGTATAGCCCTTCTGCACCCCGCCGGAGAGGTGGTTTAACTCTTTCTTTGTGATGGAGTTAAGATTATTATAACTCATTTTCAGCTCATAGCTGGCGCTGGTGAGCTCTCCGGTGTAGTTTCCTTTGGCGAGGGTCAGCCGGTTGAGATTATCATACTGATATTCATAGCTGGAAGCCCCGCCCAGTGCATTGCGGATAATTGGAAGCTGGTTCTCCACCTTGAGGATATTCCCTACCAAATCATACGCATAACGGTTGTTCTGGATAAGGAAACTTCCCACGCCTCTTTGTTTTTTCTTTGGGCGTGCCCCTCGCCAAGGCTGTTCCTGCTTCGTCGGGTCGGGCTGTACGCTATTACTCCTCGCCGTGAGCCATGCTAAAACCCCACAACTACGGCTGTGGGGTATTCGCTGCCATCCCTCACGCAATGCACTGCGCTCCTATTTTTATGCTTTCAATGAACTCCTATTCTTTTATTTTACTCAGTCCATAGGGAGTTGTGAATTTTTAATAATGAAAACAACACTTCTGGAACATTACCTACTCTATTTTTTTACCATCCTTATCTGTAGCATAGTTTTCTTGAATATTGATACTTATAAAGTCAACTTCTTTTTTATACCTATTATATTTGCCATCAAAATAAGTATACAAACTATCATTCAAAACTTTATTTTCTTTATAAAGTTCTATTAAGCCATTAGAAGATTGTTTAACAATTGTCGCATTTTTGTCAATATCAATAAGAAGCTTACCATCTTTTGACAATATCATATGTATATTACTGTATCTGTTGTTTGACATCTTAATATAGTTATCAGATGGCTTTTCTCTATTTTTATACATACCATATATGATGTATATATTTTCATTGTCAGATTTCAAAACAGTAACACACTTGTTTCCAGAAAGACAATAAAAAGACCTCATACCATCAGATTTACAACTATTCATTACTAAGAGAAAGAGAAACACAAAGCCCAATACTAATATCATAAATATCTTTTTCATAACTTTTAGTATTTCGGTCCTATTGGCCACGGATTAGTTGCTTTTTGCCATTGTTTTTCAAACTGTCGTTGTTTATAAATCGGATAGCCTGCATTATGACCAGCTCGCTCCGCTTGTTGAGTTGGTTGTCCTTCTGTTTTCCAACTTCTCCACTTAAACACATTCCAAGTTTTATAATTTTGTTTAGTTTCAAGTGCATCAAAAGCTATTCTAGAAGCTCCCCAACTTTGACCGTGCTTTCCAGCTACATAACCTGCTGAATAATTACCAATATCCCTTGCCGATGCTATTTTACCTTCAAACGACATTCCTCGATAATGATATTGACTTTCTTGTTCTAATGTTAGTTCTTTGGGTATATTATTAGTTTTAAAGTCAAGAGGTTCGCCACCTTGAGCGTTACCCATATAATCAAACAATCCAATATTTTTGATTTCGTTATTAAAGAAATTCTGTCCTGACTGGTCATTTAGATTGATATTTGAACCTGTAACAGCGCTACCGTCATCATAATGGAAAGAATATTCTGTAAGCATTTGACCTAATATTTGTCCTGTTCTTTGTCCTTTTTCATCAACAACATAAACATTTTTATCAGTATTTGCAACTCCTCCTACAACAGTATAACTTCCATCTTTATTTTTCCTAACATCTATATGGTCTGCTCTTTCACCCACCATCCCCGTAGGGTCAATAAGCATTATTGGATTATTATTCGTATATGCATATGGTGTCATAGTCTTCTCCGCCATAGGATCCACATTTAAGAAAATACTTGTTTTTGCATCATAATATCTTGCCCCATAGTAATACAATCCCGTCTCTGTATCCAGCTCCTTCCCATTAAACAAATACGGCATAGTTTTGCTCGTGCTGTGTTCTTCAAACAACACCTCTCCAAACGCAATATACTCTGTATGCTGGGTTATTCTTCCTTCTCGGTCTGTAATATACGAAGAACTTCCCAAGTGGTCTGGGTGGTAAAAATACAAATTTTTCTCTATTATTCCATTATCTATGAAGCCATACCCTGCTTTTTACATTTTTCTTAAAGAACTGCTATTCTTTTGAGGATTTGATAATTTACCATCTACTTTCTTCCTTCGGTGTCCCTTTGGTGAAGGTTCGGTGTCCTCTCGTTTACGGTTTTCTAATTATTTTATTGTGAAGTTTTTAATAACAAAAAATATATTTGGAACATTACCCTTATTGTTTGATTTCATCTGATAATCTCCTAATTAGATATGCCCAAAGATTTGAATTTATTGGCAATGGTAATGTAATAGAAGGTAATCGATACTCTCCATATCTTTTATCATCCCTATCTTTAAATACAAAATATGAGGGTATTCCTAATATCAGTTTTGCATCAGATATTTTTGTTATAAAACCTTTATGATATTTATTTGAGTCAAATATATTTCCTGCTTCTGATAGTAATTTAGAATATTGTTTCTGCTGTTTTCTATTTTTAATATTAATTAATATCATAGGGTGAACTTTTTTTATATTCCCCATATCATCTAACTCAATATAATATTCCTTATTATAGGGTATGTCTTGTATTATCAAATAGTAGTACTTGTCTTCTAATGAATATAAAATTTTAGAAGTATTAAATTCATCAAATTGTTTTAATACTTTATCTGATTTATCTCTACTTATTAAGGCTAATGAGTCTATCTTTTTCTCCCAAATTGTTTGGGCATTATGCTCTATAAAAGAGTAAAATAGTATTATACATATATATACTTTTGTTCTCATTTGGTCATAGGTAATTCGTTTGGTTCTATAATATGTCCTTGATTGTATCCAGCGTGATCGCTGCCATCTCGCTCAGGCTTTCCTAATAATCTTCTAATTAAATTATCTGTTCTAATAGCATTAGAATTATTTGTTTTATCATTCATTTTCTTTGCAGATGGTATTCCGTGTCCAAATAATTCGTGTCCCGATGTAATAGCTCTATCATCATCTTTATGAATAGCACTAATGAATGAATGAGAACCATCTTTTGTAGGCACATTTAATCCACCTCCTTGGCTATCAATAAATGTTGAACTAAAATTACCATCAGGAGTTAGTAACATATCTCCTATCCCTTCTTGAGCTTTATTCATATGATCTCTAAAAGCAGTAGCTCCTTCAGCTGATGTAAAATCTCCACTTAAATATTCCACTTTATGTATTTCTTTTGAATTTATTGTGTTAGCTACCATATCAATATAAGCTTTTTCATCTGTATTAACGGATATATTTTCTAATGCTTTGGTAAGTGCTGATACATCTATTTTATTAAATTTACTTCCTTTAATACTTATTAAAGCTCTTACTCCTTCAAACTTCTTATCCTTTAATACTCTATAAATATCTTGTTGAAAGTTTTGAGCATCTTTTCTTGTAACACCTATTATATCTCTTCCATCAGGGTCTACCAACATTATCGGATTGTTGTTTACATATGTATAAGGCGATGTATGTGGATATTTCTCTGCCAGCGGGTCTACATTCAAGAAAATGCTTGTTTTTGCATCATAGTATCTCGCTCCGTAGTAATATAATCCAGTCTCTGTATCCAGCTCCTTCCCATTAAACAAATACGGCATAGTCCTGCTTGTAGAATGCTCTTCAAACAACACCTCTCCAAAGGCAATATACTCCGTATGTTGGGTTATTCTTCCCTCTATATCCGTAATATAACTGCTTGACCCCAGATGGTCTGGGTGGTAAAAATACAAATTTTTCTCTATTATTCCATTATCTATGAAGCCATACCCTGCTTTTACCGTCTGCGGAGTAATCGGGTCTCCATACTGTACAGGCGGACCTGGCACATCTCCCGGCTCATTGAACTTCGGTGGTCTCGGCCAGCCTTCGGGCGGTTCTTGGTCTTGGCGGATATTCTGCCATCCAAGACTCGGGTAAGGCTGTTCTGTCCATTGAGATTGCCACACAACTTGCCGAAGCTCTCGAAGTTTCTTTGGATTACTTGGTAGGCTCTACCGATATTCTTTTGGAAAAAAGCATTGTAAACCGTGTTCTCGACATACAAAAACTAAAAGAGAACGATAAACAACACGTTTTCGCCCTCCTCGATGCGTTTATAAAACAAACTAAATTACAAGGTATTTTATAACAACAAAGCCACTCAATGAGTGGCTTTGTTTTTAACTTTAGTTCTTACTTGTAAGGAAAAAGTTTGTCGCTTATTTTAAAAACATACTCACTTTTTGAAAGCCAATCTACTTCGGCTCTCACATCATCTGTTATCTCTTTATATTCTATTAAAGAGCCAATGTTTTCAATCTTATCAATAAACACAACATCAAAATATAACTCGTCTAAACCTAAAGGTACAATTTTAAGAGCATCATTGATGTTGTTTGCTTTCACGATAATATTAGCCCAAGCTCCGCTGTAATCAATGTTATCTGGCAAACCATCGAAATCAATTAAATCATTAAAAACAAATCCATCTTTTGCTTTCAGATTTACAAATGCCAACCAAAAATTACTATATTTTTTTCTCTTCATTGTTTATTAATTAGGATTTCTTTTTGATGAACGATTCTCATAATGTACATTGTCCTTGCCTGTCATCTTTTTACCATCTTTGGTTGAGTGATAATGAGTTTTTTGTCCTTTATCACTTGAATGTTTGACAGGGCTTGTATTTGATTTTGGATTATTCCTCGCAGCATCTTTAGCTTGTTTTAGATTAGGTTTACTTACAGTATGTATTTTAGGCTTACCACTTGGTCCTAATTGACTTTTAGGTATTCCTTTTTCAGCTGCTTCTGCAAGATTTTTAGCTTTCGCACCATCAATAGCTTTCTCAATAGTTTTGAGGTGCTTTCCTACTTTACCTACTTTACCAATGTCACCAACTATTGGTACCACTCCTGCGGCGCTTAATATAGCACTTCCCCAATTTCCTTGCTCAGCTTCTAATGTTGCCGCTGCTATATCTGCCACCCCTGTTGGATCTACTATACCAACAATATCTAAAGCCGCTACTAAAACATCATCTCCCTGTAAAGTATAATTTCCTCCTAAATCTCCTACAACAGAACCTGCATTTACAGATATATCTACTAAATCCGTTTTAATGGTTACACTCGAATTATTCTTACCACGTATGATAATGTCTTCGGGTGCCATACCTGTCGGGTCGGTAAATCGCAATGGGTTATTAAAGCCGTAACTGTATGGGCTCCACTCTGGAAATTCTTCGGCTAAAGGGTCAACATTCAGCCACAGCGATACTCTCGGGTCATAGTATCTCGCTCCGTAGTAGTAAAGCCCCGTCTCAGTGTCCAGCTCCTTCCCATTGAACAAATACGGCATGGTCTTGCTTGTGCTGTGTTCCTCAAAGAGCACCTCTCCAAACGCAATATACTCTGTATGCTGGGTTATCCGTCCTTCCCTATCTGTAATGTAACTGCTTGACCCCAAGTGGTCAGGATGGTAAAAATACAAATTTTTCTCTATTATTCCATTATCTATGAAGCCATACCCTGATTTTATATTTTCCTAAAGATCTTTTTCTCTGTTTTTATATTATTATGTTAGTTCTGTTTATCAGATAGTTATATATTATTTATAATTAAAACAACACATCTGGAACATTATCGAAATTCATATTGGATAAAATATATTTATCATAACATATTTTTTGCTTGAATGGTCTTGTCCTACAATCTCGTTCAAAAAAAATAGTATCTCCTTTTATTTCTCCCTGCCCTCTTTTATAAAAACCACTATCACCACATAAAAAATATTCTACCTTGATTTTATTGTCTTCTACTCGCCAATAGCCAATATTAGGAGCGTTTCCCCAGCTTTTATTAAAGGTATCGCTTGGCTTTATCGTGAAACCATCTTGAGAGGTAAAGAAGATTAGTCTCCCATCCGAGTAAAACTTAAGAGCAAAAGAAGTAATCGACTTTCCCAAATAAGTCTTATCAAATACAAGTTTATCCGTTTCTTTAAATGGCGTTTTGAGCAGTTTAAAATTCGGACGCTTCGGTCTGCACATTCCGTTTCCCCATGTTCCTTTATGCATAAAAAAACATGAATTACACAGCGATAATAAACTAAATAATAATACTAACTTTTTCATTTTCCTGATGATATATTTACATTTCCTTGATTATTATAGATGTATGTCCCATCATTTGAAAATTTCTTATAATTCAATCCAAAGATAATCATTTTTCGTCCCGTCCCAGTAAACTTTCCATCGAGACGGAAAGTTTGCTCCGTAGGAGAGGTAGTAAATTGTTTGGAAGGAAAGATATTTAAATATTATCAAAACTACTTTTTTTTTAAATACACTTTATAGTTCATTTGTTTGGCTGGATATTCTCCTTCAATTTTCTTTTGAACATAGCCTTCTTTTTTGAAATATAATGATATAAAAGCAGCTTTTCCTATGATTGTTGAATAATATCCTTTATTATTAGAATAAAGTTTTATAGTATCTCTTCCTAAATATTCATCATAATTTGTATTTCCATTATTATCTTCATATCGTTCATTTATTATTATTATCATAGCATCTGGAATAGGTTTTTTAGTTTTTTCATCTAAAACATAACCTTTAAGCCCTACATCTTTTGTATCTGTAACAGATAAGTAGTATGAAAATAAATATATTCCCACAAACATAAGAGTTATTACTACGAA includes:
- a CDS encoding RHS repeat-associated core domain-containing protein yields the protein MYFYHPDHLGSSSYITDREGRITQHTEYIAFGEVLFEEHSTSKTMPYLFNGKELDTETGLYYYGARYYDPRVSLWLNVDPLAEEFPEWSPYSYGFNNPLRFTDPTGMAPEDIIIRGKNNSSVTIKTDLVDISVNAGSVVGDLGGNYTLQGDDVLVAALDIVGIVDPTGVADIAAATLEAEQGNWGSAILSAAGVVPIVGDIGKVGKVGKHLKTIEKAIDGAKAKNLAEAAEKGIPKSQLGPSGKPKIHTVSKPNLKQAKDAARNNPKSNTSPVKHSSDKGQKTHYHSTKDGKKMTGKDNVHYENRSSKRNPN
- a CDS encoding RHS repeat domain-containing protein, which encodes MYFYHPDHLGSSSYITDREGRITQHTEYIAFGEVLFEEHSTSKTMPYLFNGKELDTETGLYYYGARYYDAKTSIFLNVDPMAEKTMTPYAYTNNNPIMLIDPTGMVGERADHIDVRKNKDGSYTVVGGVANTDKNVYVVDEKGQRTGQILGQMLTEYSFHYDDGSAVTGSNINLNDQSGQNFFNNEIKNIGLFDYMGNAQGGEPLDFKTNNIPKELTLEQESQYHYRGMSFEGKIASARDIGNYSAGYVAGKHGQSWGASRIAFDALETKQNYKTWNVFKWRSWKTEGQPTQQAERAGHNAGYPIYKQRQFEKQWQKATNPWPIGPKY
- a CDS encoding RHS repeat domain-containing protein, with the translated sequence MREGWQRIPHSRSCGVLAWLTARSNSVQPDPTKQEQPWRGARPKKKQRGVGSFLIQNNRYAYDLVGNILKVENQLPIIRNALGGASSYEYQYDNLNRLTLAKGNYTGELTSASYELKMSYNNLNSITKKELNHLSGGVQKGYTLDYSYNNPSHPHAPSEIMEMGKPKARTYQYDGNGNPLYYEEYKSFRAMVWDEENRLRGINDNGKLHLYTYDHTGERALKSSGESSTVVTNGLTSAVITHMDDYTAYVNPYFVVQKGRFTKHYFEGSSRIVSKLGEGTFVHKNTGIMAGGIDYIRQSAQMQEARDNYIRGLKVPPGPPTQHGIYASPEWTGQPYPSLGWQNIRQDQEPPEGWPRPPKFNEPGDVPGPPVQYGDPITPQTVKAGYGFVPNGIREKNLYFYHPDHLGSSSYITDREGRITQHTEYIAFGEVLFEEHSTSKAMPYLFNGKELDTETGLYYYGARYYDPKTSIFLNVDPLAEKTMTPYAYTNNNPINLIDPTGMEAEAKNIDAPIYDTDGNFLGTDDKGLQGKAIIMDKKDFKQNMSHQEALSKSKGYIGLRTEAAKKKFNIHYDNLPNRPDYDGFLTKEEADNWWLKKTGEPLFVDQKKIVLTEVTTKSFDNKKGQSFYKNFIWGLSNTGKVYGTLKLTLLDEQNGIVHIGGTTYMDIYDYEMDGRPLRDFATWAGRPGGENDGKKFLIYGYGSAKVPVRK
- a CDS encoding RHS repeat domain-containing protein, whose translation is MWQSQWTEQPYPSLGWQNIRQDQEPPEGWPRPPKFNEPGDVPGPPVQYGDPITPQTVKAGYGFIDNGIIEKNLYFYHPDHLGSSSYITDIEGRITQHTEYIAFGEVLFEEHSTSRTMPYLFNGKELDTETGLYYYGARYYDAKTSIFLNVDPLAEKYPHTSPYTYVNNNPIMLVDPDGRDIIGVTRKDAQNFQQDIYRVLKDKKFEGVRALISIKGSKFNKIDVSALTKALENISVNTDEKAYIDMVANTINSKEIHKVEYLSGDFTSAEGATAFRDHMNKAQEGIGDMLLTPDGNFSSTFIDSQGGGLNVPTKDGSHSFISAIHKDDDRAITSGHELFGHGIPSAKKMNDKTNNSNAIRTDNLIRRLLGKPERDGSDHAGYNQGHIIEPNELPMTK